The following coding sequences lie in one Monomorium pharaonis isolate MP-MQ-018 chromosome 1, ASM1337386v2, whole genome shotgun sequence genomic window:
- the LOC105831680 gene encoding uncharacterized protein LOC105831680, producing the protein MTTPVASLSATRKRKNDFEIVMLARKAFDGMEPKGRSLEEYSQIIIRMLASIQVQLHELLQKMERGRPVLSKNIDRVTSILPFKSIAEIEAFDKTLHENSEVKKQFNTFVRKIGGRTAREDIQRICTKVFTNSCAELCSWKGRKENFCIDGLYIIKIMQDAILNTYPTIKEIEFEEIVAEWFRFAKQRRLRTEEKEKKKAERRK; encoded by the exons ATGACAACTCCGGTTGCGAGTTTGTCAGCAACCCGCAagagaaaaaatgattttgaaattGTGATGCTTGCCAGAAAGGCCTTTGATGGCATGGAACCGAAGGGCCGTAGTCTAGAAG aatATTCACAAATAATTATCCGGATGCTCGCGTCAATTCAAGTACAATTACATGAGCTGCTTCAGAAAATGGAACGCGGAAGACCTGTGctttcaaaaaatatcgaCCGTGTAACATCTATTTTACCATTTAAATCAATTGCTGAAATTGAAGCCTTCGATAAAACACTCCATGAAAATTCGGAAgtgaaaaaacaattt aATACGTTTGTACGGAAAATTGGAGGTCGCACAGCGCGTGAGGATATCCAAAGAATTTGCACAAAGGTCTTCACAAATTCCTGCGCAGAGTTGTGTTCATGGAAAGGACGGAAGGAAAACTTTTGCATTGACGGACTATATATCATCAAAATAATGCAAG atgctattttaaatacataccCTACCAttaaagaaattgaatttGAAGAGATCGTCGCAGAATGGTTCCGGTTCGCCAAACAACGACGACTTCGaacagaagaaaaagaaaagaaaaaagctgAAAGAAGAAAGTAA